From one Vicingaceae bacterium genomic stretch:
- a CDS encoding membrane protein codes for MDKVFKKWNIALGWLVWLLATIVYGLTVEPTVSFWDCGEFIATSFKLEVGHPPGAPLFLMIGRLFSIFADPTVVAVMINWISVLSSSFTIMFLFWTISHFALKIASRQGELTTEKKWIILGSAFVGSMAYTFTDSFWFSAVEGEVYAMSSLFTAVVFWAILKWENTADQPGADRWLILIAYLMGLSIGVHLLNLLAIPAIAFVYYFRKYEVTRKGVIYASIAAVVILGFIQYGIIPGVVNLGAKLELFTVNTLGLPFNSGLFLTVILIIGLIVYGLFMAHKRQNQLWHLIVSSIGVIFLGYSTYTMILIRSNANPPLDENNPENAFTLLSYLNREQYGDRPLIFGQQYNTPLDVNEPYVDGDPVYTPDKKTGKYYISDDRKKSIPNYDKKLCTIFPRMWSSQPAHIREYKEWADIKGKPVRVIGYNGQPETIYIPTFWENLKFFFKYQLGHMYFRYFMWNFVGRQNDEQGHGEINKGNWISGIKWIDAIRLGPQDKLPKSITENPAYNRFYFLPLILGLLGLFFQYDKNKKDWWVVMLLFFFTGIAIVIYLNQYPLQPRERDYSYAGSFYAFSIWLGLGVYALYELVQKLLNPKLAAIISIVASTLAAPVLMGAEGWDDHDRSNRYTARDFAKNYLQSCPPNAILFTNGDNDTFPLWYVQEVEEFRTDVRVVNLSLLNTDWYIEQMKRKAYESDPIPSMLPLNKYIQGTNDYLPVVDKLNTSIDVRSLISAIARDEKGLKVPLGNGKLNDFIPSKKLKLKVKKDEILKNQYLFKDKVLFPTDTAQWVDYIEWNLGKNFIYKNDLIMLDILANNEDFHRPVCYAITTGTDAYLGLTDYFQLQGLAYQLIPVKVTKEDGQIGRVNTEIMYDNLMNKFEWGGLDKYHVYMDENNRRMCMNFRNNFARLAEALIREGKKEKAIKVLDRCMEAIPLHNVPVDFFVMPIAEAYYKAGELQKGDSLMNLIAEKYLDEMAYYNSLENAGWGKSIQADKQQAIMILQRLRYMVNSFRKDSDFAKSIEEKLKYYLTGLLD; via the coding sequence ATGGATAAGGTATTTAAAAAATGGAATATTGCATTAGGTTGGTTGGTATGGCTTTTGGCAACAATTGTTTATGGCTTGACTGTTGAGCCGACAGTAAGTTTCTGGGACTGTGGTGAATTTATTGCGACATCTTTTAAACTTGAAGTAGGACATCCGCCCGGGGCTCCTTTGTTTTTAATGATCGGTCGTTTGTTTTCAATTTTTGCCGATCCAACGGTCGTGGCTGTGATGATCAACTGGATTTCTGTTTTGTCAAGCTCGTTTACTATTATGTTTTTATTTTGGACCATTTCTCATTTTGCCCTGAAAATAGCAAGCCGGCAAGGAGAGTTGACTACAGAGAAAAAATGGATCATTTTAGGTTCGGCTTTTGTAGGTTCTATGGCCTACACTTTTACTGATTCATTTTGGTTCTCGGCTGTAGAAGGTGAGGTTTATGCCATGTCCTCGTTGTTTACGGCTGTGGTATTTTGGGCAATATTAAAATGGGAAAATACTGCCGATCAACCCGGCGCAGATCGTTGGTTGATATTGATTGCCTATTTGATGGGATTGTCAATAGGGGTGCATTTGCTAAACTTGCTGGCTATACCAGCCATTGCTTTTGTCTACTATTTCAGAAAATATGAAGTAACACGCAAAGGAGTTATCTATGCTTCAATTGCTGCTGTGGTGATTTTAGGATTCATACAATACGGCATCATTCCGGGTGTGGTAAACCTCGGAGCCAAATTGGAGTTATTTACCGTAAATACATTGGGTCTTCCTTTCAATTCGGGATTGTTTTTGACCGTGATCCTCATTATTGGCCTGATTGTGTATGGTTTATTTATGGCCCATAAAAGACAAAATCAGTTATGGCACCTCATTGTTTCTTCCATAGGAGTAATTTTCTTAGGGTATTCCACCTATACGATGATTTTAATCAGGTCCAATGCCAATCCTCCGCTGGATGAAAACAACCCGGAAAATGCTTTTACACTTCTATCTTATCTTAACAGGGAGCAATATGGCGATCGTCCACTTATTTTCGGTCAACAGTATAATACTCCTCTTGATGTAAATGAACCTTATGTAGACGGAGATCCTGTTTACACTCCTGATAAAAAAACAGGAAAATACTATATTTCTGATGACCGTAAAAAATCAATCCCCAATTACGATAAAAAACTTTGTACAATTTTTCCCAGAATGTGGAGCAGCCAGCCTGCTCATATCAGGGAATATAAAGAATGGGCAGATATCAAAGGAAAACCGGTGAGAGTGATTGGCTACAACGGTCAACCTGAAACTATTTATATTCCAACTTTCTGGGAAAATCTCAAATTCTTTTTTAAATATCAATTGGGACACATGTATTTTCGATATTTTATGTGGAATTTTGTGGGACGTCAAAATGATGAGCAAGGACATGGAGAAATTAATAAAGGCAATTGGATCAGCGGTATTAAATGGATAGATGCCATTCGGCTGGGGCCACAAGACAAGTTGCCAAAAAGCATCACCGAAAACCCTGCTTATAATAGATTTTATTTTCTTCCATTGATTCTTGGATTGTTAGGATTGTTTTTTCAATATGATAAAAACAAAAAGGACTGGTGGGTGGTAATGCTTTTGTTTTTCTTTACCGGCATTGCTATTGTGATTTATCTTAACCAATACCCACTTCAACCCAGGGAAAGAGATTATTCTTATGCCGGTTCGTTTTATGCATTTTCTATTTGGCTGGGTCTGGGTGTATATGCTCTATACGAACTTGTACAAAAATTATTAAATCCCAAATTGGCTGCTATAATAAGCATTGTTGCATCTACTTTGGCTGCTCCTGTGTTGATGGGGGCCGAGGGATGGGACGATCATGATCGTTCTAACCGTTATACCGCCAGGGACTTTGCTAAAAATTACCTCCAAAGTTGTCCTCCCAATGCAATATTATTTACCAATGGCGACAATGATACATTCCCACTCTGGTATGTTCAGGAGGTGGAAGAATTCAGAACCGATGTAAGAGTAGTCAATTTAAGTTTGTTAAATACTGATTGGTATATCGAACAGATGAAAAGAAAGGCCTATGAATCCGATCCCATACCATCCATGTTGCCATTGAACAAATATATTCAAGGCACCAATGATTATTTGCCGGTAGTCGATAAACTAAATACATCCATAGATGTAAGATCATTAATTTCGGCAATTGCCAGAGATGAAAAGGGACTTAAAGTGCCATTGGGCAATGGAAAATTAAACGATTTTATACCTAGTAAAAAGTTAAAACTTAAAGTGAAAAAAGATGAAATTCTCAAAAATCAATATCTATTCAAAGATAAAGTGTTGTTCCCAACAGATACTGCTCAATGGGTGGATTATATTGAATGGAATCTCGGTAAAAATTTCATTTATAAAAATGACTTGATTATGCTGGACATATTGGCCAATAACGAAGATTTTCACCGCCCGGTTTGTTATGCCATCACCACCGGGACTGATGCATATCTGGGATTGACCGATTATTTTCAATTGCAAGGGCTGGCTTATCAATTGATTCCAGTTAAAGTTACAAAAGAAGACGGGCAAATAGGAAGAGTAAATACAGAAATAATGTATGACAATCTTATGAATAAATTTGAATGGGGAGGATTGGATAAGTATCATGTTTACATGGATGAAAACAATCGCAGAATGTGTATGAATTTCAGGAATAATTTCGCCCGTCTTGCTGAGGCGCTAATAAGAGAAGGGAAAAAAGAAAAAGCCATTAAAGTATTGGACCGTTGTATGGAAGCCATTCCTCTTCATAACGTGCCGGTTGACTTCTTTGTCATGCCTATTGCCGAGGCCTATTATAAGGCAGGCGAGTTGCAGAAAGGGGATAGTTTAATGAATTTAATAGCGGAAAAATATTTGGATGAAATGGCATATTACAATTCATTGGAGAATGCTGGATGGGGCAAATCCATTCAGGCCGACAAACAGCAAGCCATCATGATTCTACAACGTTTAAGGTATATGGTAAACAGTTTTCGCAAGGACAGTGATTTTGCCAAAAGCATCGAAGAAAAATTAAAATATTATCTTACAGGTTTGCTTGATTAA
- a CDS encoding Xaa-Pro aminopeptidase, whose protein sequence is MFSRLPKNVFFAVNCLLTFLCIYGQNEERLPLNDSNLYNRYFYDTDLLSPGFFRKNRERLREKMPKGSVAVFFAAPEKIKSNDVLYEYHQNPDFYYLTGLRETDAILLIFKDPVEIKGKKVKELMYVRERQPKYELWSGRRLGPEGVMQYLQLEMALASKDFLETTDLDFSKFKQIYWKEPDMMPVNDPFRQGDLYDLLNYFFIKTENVQNKLNDKNLSQWMAELREVKHPDELVLLQKAIDITCTAQIELMKKLQPGMKEYQSEAIIEYIFKYSGAEEPGFPSILGSGENSCILHYNTNRRPMKNNDLLIVDIGAEYHGYSADVTRTLPVNGKFSPEQKIIYDLVLKAQEAGIEACRKGNKFWDPHYAALKVIAEGLKELGIINDPDQANWYFPHGTSHYLGLDVHDAGTYGPLKPGNVITVEPGIYIPEGSPCDKKWWNIGVRIEDDILITEDDPVILSIKAPRTTEEIEKLMNGQNP, encoded by the coding sequence ATGTTTAGCAGGTTGCCAAAAAATGTCTTTTTCGCCGTCAATTGTCTACTGACTTTTTTGTGTATATACGGGCAAAACGAAGAAAGATTGCCATTGAATGACAGCAATTTATATAACCGTTATTTTTATGACACTGATTTGTTATCACCCGGGTTTTTCAGAAAAAACAGAGAACGATTAAGAGAAAAAATGCCTAAAGGATCAGTGGCAGTGTTTTTTGCTGCTCCTGAAAAAATCAAATCAAATGACGTATTATATGAATATCATCAAAATCCTGATTTTTATTATTTGACCGGATTGCGTGAAACTGATGCCATCTTGTTGATATTTAAAGACCCTGTAGAAATCAAAGGAAAAAAAGTAAAAGAACTGATGTATGTAAGGGAGAGACAACCCAAATATGAGCTATGGTCGGGACGTAGATTAGGTCCGGAAGGTGTGATGCAGTATCTACAATTGGAAATGGCACTTGCAAGCAAAGATTTTTTGGAGACAACGGACCTAGATTTCTCAAAATTTAAACAGATTTATTGGAAAGAACCGGATATGATGCCGGTAAATGATCCTTTTCGTCAAGGCGATCTTTATGATTTGCTGAATTATTTTTTCATTAAAACTGAAAATGTTCAAAACAAACTAAACGATAAGAATCTTTCACAATGGATGGCAGAATTAAGGGAAGTTAAGCACCCCGATGAACTTGTATTGCTGCAAAAAGCCATTGATATAACCTGCACGGCTCAAATAGAATTGATGAAAAAATTACAACCGGGAATGAAGGAGTACCAAAGTGAAGCGATCATCGAATATATCTTTAAATACTCGGGTGCCGAAGAACCCGGTTTCCCATCTATTTTGGGCAGTGGTGAAAATAGCTGCATCTTGCACTACAACACTAACCGCAGACCTATGAAAAATAACGATTTGCTGATCGTCGACATCGGTGCAGAATATCATGGCTATTCGGCAGATGTGACAAGAACTTTGCCTGTAAACGGAAAATTTTCTCCCGAACAAAAAATCATTTATGATCTGGTATTAAAAGCTCAAGAAGCAGGTATTGAAGCCTGCCGGAAAGGCAATAAATTTTGGGATCCTCACTATGCGGCTTTAAAAGTAATTGCTGAAGGGTTGAAAGAACTCGGCATTATCAATGACCCTGATCAAGCCAACTGGTATTTCCCACATGGAACTTCACATTACTTGGGGCTTGATGTTCATGATGCCGGAACATACGGACCTTTAAAGCCGGGAAATGTCATCACCGTTGAACCGGGTATTTACATTCCTGAAGGATCACCTTGTGACAAGAAATGGTGGAATATAGGAGTGAGAATTGAAGATGATATTTTGATTACGGAAGATGATCCGGTGATACTTTCAATTAAAGCACCAAGAACAACGGAAGAAATTGAAAAACTGATGAACGGACAAAATCCATAA
- the tpx gene encoding putative thiol peroxidase has product MIKVNFKGNPVSLKASVLPTTGNAAPNIRWVTASLSEENLYDVQGKKVLIFVPSLDTGVCATETKKFNEKLGQKNGVTGIVISMDLPFAQKRFCEAEGVNNVKTVSDFRYKDAAEKFGLEMTDGPLKGLLARAVFIVDESNKIAYVQLVPEITSEPDYEDVLKHL; this is encoded by the coding sequence ATGATTAAAGTAAATTTTAAAGGAAATCCGGTATCGTTAAAAGCAAGCGTGCTGCCGACTACAGGCAATGCCGCGCCAAATATAAGATGGGTGACGGCATCGCTGTCGGAAGAAAATCTTTATGACGTGCAGGGTAAAAAGGTGTTGATTTTTGTGCCAAGTTTGGATACGGGGGTTTGTGCCACAGAAACCAAAAAGTTTAATGAAAAACTCGGACAAAAAAATGGGGTGACGGGAATTGTTATTTCAATGGATTTGCCTTTTGCTCAAAAAAGATTTTGTGAAGCCGAGGGGGTCAACAATGTGAAAACGGTTTCTGACTTTCGTTATAAAGATGCTGCCGAAAAATTTGGTCTTGAAATGACCGATGGGCCTTTGAAAGGGCTTTTGGCCCGGGCAGTTTTTATTGTGGACGAAAGCAATAAAATTGCATACGTACAGTTAGTGCCCGAAATAACGTCAGAACCTGATTATGAGGATGTATTGAAACATCTGTAA